The following proteins are co-located in the Plasmodium brasilianum strain Bolivian I chromosome 11, whole genome shotgun sequence genome:
- a CDS encoding elongation factor G — MIKLFLSKRYKVLTLFLFLLILILNEVTRTLCNKKGSALYGGKTSSLSSGQLKPLNNWQKSRVHYYEGKHKREKKDRVKLFILYKNPKNGGVLIPQNRRKNKVNIFRLKLNNLCSRKDVKLENYRNIGIIAHIDAGKTTTTERILYYTNVIKKIGEVHEGLSTMDYLDIEREKGITINAAVTTCYWNGSEKNLDEYRINIIDTPGHVDFTAEVEKSLRVLDGGVVVFDSSEGVESQSETVWKQANRYNISRIIFLNKLDKVGANFDSCIEEIKRKLNKKILILYVPVFEMSNFISTIDILKEKMIVYKNSHNFVFEDIPKVHYNLFLKYKNLLYEQIAENFNLFLNNYLNDKPMEVEEIEEYIRKLVVEQKYNVVMCGSALKNKNIHMLLDLVVKYLPSPIDSIQNYKKQIIYKYDVSKRGEKLLRVQLNADKTGKAGDVYTGKPSDNEVQNGHISEKEGIKKGTAEKKVSIGSSGISDHSTDGADNCSNDYSSHSSMEKKKRSTACTGNKTENFETNGKAEIDPSHQISEELNELNIKNYKRKVVGLIYKIMNDQHLGNINYVRIYEGQINRGDYIYNNRTKKSEKISKIFFIHSSEKYELENARVGDIVGLVGLKDTQIGDTLSNVFLRAELKKIKDIPPIISFYIYNKNKNEYEKLINALIKIRKEDHSFFFHINQDTKDLLISGVGELHLQIIINKIQKEFNIPIIYGQPQISYKETFTENVEARGKYIKQSGGRGQYGDVHIKIEPMYNYSDEEDADEDNASVSDNNYKDEEYVNGENGNNNKNLDKNSMNIDTSEVNNNIIIKNEITCGAIPSVYFDAIYTGIREQCNLGVLFNSPLINIIIRIVDGSFHPVDSNEHAFKLAAGLAIREAARKVTIRLLEPMMNLNVSVPTEYLGDVISDLVKKRGKIQHVDESDEFTKEIFARAPMASILSYVSDLRKITKGRGNYTMTLHKYSLVPQYIQEQILQKKE; from the exons atgataaagttatttttatcaaaaagaTACAAAGTTTTAACgctcttcctttttttgttaattctgATATTAAATGAAGTTACAAGAACTTTATGTAATAAGAAAGGAAGCGCATTATATGGGGGAAAAACAAGCTCGTTAAGTAGTGGGCAGCTAAAGCCGTTAAACAATTGGCAAAAATCGAGGGTACATTATTATGAAGGTAAACATAAGAGGGAGAAGAAAGATAGGGTGAAGCTATTtatcttatataaaaatccTAAGAATGGAGGAGTACTTATCCCACAaaacagaagaaaaaataaagtaaatatctttcgcttaaaattaaataatttgtgTTCTAGAAAAGATGTCaaattagaaaattatagaaatatagGTATTATTGCACATATAGATGCTGGGAAAACAACAACGACAGAacgaatattatattatacaaatgTAATTAAGAAGATAGGAGAAGTACATGAAGGGTTATCAACAATGGATTATCTTGATATAGAAAGAGAAAAGGGTATAACGATTAATGCTGCTGTTACTACTTGTTATTGGAATGGcagtgaaaaaaatttagatgAATATAGGATAAATATAATTGATACACCAGGGCATGTTGATTTCACTGCAGAAGTAGAAAAGAGCTTACGAGTTTTAGATGGTGGAGTTGTTGTATTTGATAGTAGTGAGGGTGTAGAATCTCAGTCAGAGACGGTTTGGAAACAAGCTAACAGATATAATATTAgtagaattatatttttaaataaattagacAAAGTGGGAGCTAATTTTGATTCTTGtattgaagaaataaaaagaaaattaaataaaaaaatattaatattatatgtaccaGTTTTTGAGATGAGTAATTTTATTAGTACtattgatatattaaaagaaaaaatgattgtatataaaaactctcacaattttgtttttgaaGATATTCCAAAGGtacattataatttatttttaaaatataaaaatttattatatgaacaGATTgcagaaaattttaatctaTTTCTTaacaattatttaaatgataagCCTATGGAAGTGGAAGAAATTGAAGAGTACATTAGAAAATTAGTCgtagaacaaaaatataatgtagtTATGTGCGGGTCagctttaaaaaacaaaaacatacatatgttaCTGGATCTTGTAGTTAAATACTTACCTTCTCCTATAGACTCAATTCAGAATTATaagaaacaaataatatacaaatatgatGTTAGTAAAAGAGGGGAAAAGCTGCTGCGTGTCCAACTCAATGCGGATAAGACTGGAAAAGCAGGAGATGTCTACACAGGTAAACCTTCAGACAATGAAGTTCAGAATGGTCATATAAGTGAGAAAGAGGGCATAAAGAAGGGTACTGCAGAGAAAAAAGTGAGCATTGGTAGTAGCGGTATCAGTGACCACAGCACTGACGGTGCCGACAATTGCAGCAACGATTACAGCAGCCATAGCAGCatggaaaagaagaaaaggagCACAGCGTGCACAGGTAACAAGACAGAGAATTTCGAGACTAATGGGAAGGCAGAAATAGATCCTAGCCACCAAATATCAGAAGAGTTAAacgaattaaatataaaaaattataagagaAAAGTTGTAGGGctaatatacaaaattatgaatGACCAACATTTgggaaatattaattatgttCGTATATATGAAGGTCAAATAAATAGAGgagattatatatataataatagaacaaaaaagagcgaaaaaatatctaaaatattttttatacattctagtgaaaaatatgaattagaAAATGCACGTGTAGGTGATATTGTGGGACTTGTTGGGTTAAAAGATACCCAAATTGGTGATACTTTAagtaatgtatttttaagagcagagttaaaaaaaattaaagatattCCACCAATTataagtttttatatatataataaaaataaaaatgagtatgaaaaattaattaatgcattaattaaaattagaaaagaagatcattcttttttttttcacataaaTCAGGACACAAAAGATTTACTTATTAGTGGTGTTGGAGAATTGCatttacaaattataattaataaaattcagAAAGAATTTAATATTCCAATAATATATGGACAACCTCAAATATCTTATAAAGAAACATTTACGGAAAATGTTGAAGCCAGAGGAAAGTATATTAAACAGTCAGGAGGTAGAGGACAGTATGGAGATGTACACATCAAAATTGAACCCATGTATAATTATTCGGACGAAGAAGACGCCGATGAAGATAATGCTAGTGTTagtgataataattataaggaTGAAGAATATGTAAATGGTGAGAAtggaaataataacaaaaatttggATAAAAATAGTATGAATATTGATACATCAgaagttaataataatattattataaagaatGAAATAACATGTGGAGCAATCCCGTCTGTGTATTTTGATGCAATATATACAGGTATAAGGGAACAGTGTAATTTAGGGGTCCTTTTTAATTCCcctttaataaatattattattagaattGTCGATGGATCATTTCATCCCGTTGATAGTAATGAACATGCATTTAAATTGGCAGCTGGGTTAGCTATCAGAGAAGCAGCAAGGAAAGTGACCATTAGGCTCCTGGAGCCCATGATgaat CTGAATGTGTCAGTGCCTACGGAATATTTAGGTGATGTAATTAGCGATTTAgttaaaaaaaggggaaaaataCAACATGTGGATGAAA GTGATGAATTTACCAAAGAAATATTCGCCCGAGCTCCCATGGCCTCCATTTTGTCGTATGTTAGTGACCTACGGAAAATAACTAAAGGAAGAG gaAATTACACTATGACACTTCACAAGTATTCATTAGTACCACAGTACATACAGGAACaaatattacaaaagaaGGAGTAA